The following proteins come from a genomic window of Acinonyx jubatus isolate Ajub_Pintada_27869175 chromosome C1, VMU_Ajub_asm_v1.0, whole genome shotgun sequence:
- the RPL37A gene encoding 60S ribosomal protein L37a, whose protein sequence is MAKRTKKVGIVGKYGTRYGASLRKMVKKIEISQHAKYTCSFCGKTKMKRRAVGIWHCGSCMKTVAGGAWTYNTTSAVTVKSAIRRLKELKDQ, encoded by the exons ATG GCTAAACGCACCAAGAAGGTCGGAATTGTCGGTAAATACGGGACCCGTTATGGTGCCTCCCTCAGGAAAATGGTGAAGAAGATTGAAATAAGCCAGCACGCCAAGTACACTTGCTCCTTCTGTGGCAAG ACCAAGATGAAAAGACGAGCTGTGGGGATCTGGCATTGTGGTTCCTGCATGAAAACGGTAGCGGGTGGTGCCTGGACCTACAA caCCACTTCTGCTGTCACAGTAAAGTCGGCCATCAGAAGACTGAAGGAGTTGAAAGACCAGTAG